The following is a genomic window from Pseudomonas parafulva.
CCGCGGAAGGCGCGCGGGCCGAGGATATCCTGCAGGACATCCGTTATCTGCGCCGCCTCTGGGAGCAGATCGCCAGCCAGATCCAGACCTGCGGCGCGCCCACCGTCATCTACGAAGACCTGGGCCTGGCACTGCGCACCTTGCGAGACCTGGTCCACCCGAAGATCGAGAAGATCCGTATCGATTCTCGGGAAACCTTCCAGAAAACCACACAGTTCGTCGGCGAGCTGATGCCCGAGATCGCCGACCGCCTCGAGCACTATCCGGGCGAGCGGCCGATTTTCGACCTCTACGGTGTCGAAGACGAGATCCAGCGCGCGCTGGAGCGCAAGGTGCCGCTGAAGTCCGGTGGTTATCTGGTGGTCGACCCGGCCGAGGCCATGACCACCATCGACGTCAACACAGGCGCCTTCGTCGGCCATCGCAACCTCGAAGAGACGATCTTCAAGACCAATCTGGAAGCGGCCACGGCCATTGCCCGACAACTGCGCCTGCGCAATATCGGCGGCATCATCATCATCGACTTCATCGACATGGAAGATGAGGAACACCGCCGCCAGGTGCTGCGCACGCTGGAGAAGCAACTCGAGCGCGATCACGCCAAGACCAACATCATCGGCATCACCGAGCTGGGCCTGGTGCAGATGACCCGCAAGCGCACCCGCGAGAGCCTCGAGCAGGTGCTCTGCGAGCCCTGCCAGGCGTGCCAGGGGCGCGGCAAGCTGAAAACCCCGGAAACCATTTGCTACGAGATCTTTCGCGAGATTCTGCGCGAGGCCCGCGCCTACCAGGCCGAGGGCTATCGGGTGCTGGCCAATCAGAAGGTGGTCGATCGGCTGCTGGATGAGGAGTCGGGTAACGTCGCCGAACTGGAAGCGTTCATCGGGCGAACCATTCGCTTCCAGGTCGAGTCCATGTATTCCCAGGAACAATATGATGTGGTGCTGCTCTGACTCGCGCTGAATACCTCCGTGCTGTGGCGAAATCTGCGGGTGCGGCCATAGTTGATGGACGACTCGGAGGGCCTTGGCCATGGGACGTTTGAACCGCGTCTTGGGCGCGATGACCCGGTGGGGCCTTGGCCTCTGCGCACTGCTGGTCGTGTTACTCGCGCTGTATGTGAGTCTCGGCCGACAATTGGCGCCGCTGGTGGCCGAATACCGTAACGAGCTGCAGGACAAGGCCGAGCAGGCGCTGGGCATGCCCGTGCATATCGGCGTCCTGGAGGGACGCTGGAGCGGCCTGGCACCGGTGCTGCGGGTCAGCGATCTGCAATTGGGTGAGGGGGCGTCGGCGCTGCGCCTGGACGAGGTCAAGCTGGTACCCGACTTGTGGGCCAGCCTCAAGGCCCACGAAGTGCGTCTGGCGCACATTCAGCTTGGCGGCCTGCAAGTGATCCTGCGCGAGAATCCACAGGGCGAGTGGCGCTTGGAAGGGCTGCCGAAAAAGGATGACGAGCCATTCGATGCCGCCCAGGTGCTGCAGCGCCTGCGTCAATTGGGACGGGTCGATGTGTTCGACAGTCAGGTTACCCTCCAGCCGTTTGGACGCGACCCTCTCACCCTGACCTATGTCAGCCTCGGTCTGCAGGCCAGTCCCGCGCGGCAGTCCCTGGAACTGCAGGCAACCCTACCGGACGGCCAGCCTCTGGCGCTCAACCTGCGCAGTCGCGCCAAACCCGAGGCCTGGCGCGAAGGCGACTACCAAGCCTATCTGAGCCTGCCGCAGAGCGACTGGGCGCGCTGGCTGCCGCCCAGTGTGCTGGGCCAATGGCGGGCCAAGACCCTGCGTGCAGGGGGCGAGTTCTGGGTCGACTGGCGCGAAGGGCGCTTGCAGCGCGGCGTCGTTCGGCTCAACGCACCGACAGTGCGAGGTGCCTACGCGGACCGCAAGATGATCACCCTGGACAATCTGGCCCTGTCGGCCTGGGTTCGCCAAGGGCGTGAAGGGTACGAGGCGGTGGTCGATTCCCTGGCGGCGAACATCGGCGACACTCGCTGGGAAAGCCACCTGCAGGCGCAGCAAGCACCCGCTACGGATGACTCAGGCGACACTTGGCACGTTCAGGCCGACCGCCTCGACCTGACGCCGATCACCCCGTTGATCGACGCACTGGCGCCACTGCCCGACAAACTGATGACCGTAGTCGATGCGCTGAAGGTTACCGGTGCCCTGCGCAACGTGCGACTCGACATCCGCCCCCAGGCCGAAGGCGACCAACGCCTGGCGTTCGCCGCCAACCTCGACAACGTCGGCTTCGACGCCTACCACGGCGCTCCGGCGGCCGGCAATGTCAGCGGCAGCATCAGCGGCGACCTAGGCCAGGGCGAGCTGCGCCTGGACAGCGATGCCTTCATGCTTCACCTCTACCCGATCTTCGCCAAGCCCTGGCACTACCAGAAAGCCAATGCTCGCCTGACCTGGGCGCTGGACGACGATGGGTTCACCCTGATCGCGCCCTACATCAAAGTGCTCGGCGATGAAGGCAAGATCGCCGCCGACTTCCTCATTCGCTTCCGTTTCCACGAGCAACAGGCCGACTACATGGACCTGCGCGTCGGTCTGACCGACGGCGACGGGCGCTACACGGCCAAGTACCTGCCGCAGGTGCTCAGCCCGGCGCTGGACCAGTGGTTGCGCAGCGCCATCGTCAAGGGCGCGGTCGATGAGGGTTATTTCCAGTACCAGGGTTCGTTGAACCACGATGCGCCGGACCATTCGCGCAGCATCAGCCTGTTCTTCGACGTCCACGACGCCACCCTCGATTTCCAGCCCGGCTGGCCGCAGGTGCGGCAGGTGGACGGCAAGGTGCGCATTCAGGACAGCGGCGTGCATATCCAGGCCAACCAGGGCCTGTTGCTCGATACCAAAGTCAGCGACGTGCGCGTCGATATTCCTCACGTCGAGGGAGACCAGCACAGCCACCTGTATCTGGACGGCAAGTTCGACGGCAGCCTGGGCGACGGTCTGAAGATCCTCAAGCAGGCGCCCATCGGCACTGGCGAGATCTTCGCCGGCTGGGAGGGCGAGGGGCCGCTGCGGGGCAAGGTCAAGCTGGACATTCCCTTGGAGCACGGCATGCAGCCCAAGGTGAACGTCGATTTCGCCACCCATGATGCGCGACTGAAAGTGGAGCCGCCTGCGCTTGAGTTGAGCCGCCTCAAGGGCGACTTCAACTTCGATCTGGACAAGGGTTTGAGCGGTAAAGACATCAGCCTGCAGGCCTTCGGTAAACCGGTTTCGGCGCAGATTTTCGCCGAAGGGCAGGGCGGCCAGATCCAGACCCGTATCCAGGCCAGCGGTCAGGTGGCACTCAAGGCGTTGACCGAGTGGCTGCAGTTCAAGCAGCCAGTGCCGGCTTCGGGCGATCTGCCCTACCAACTGCAACTCAGTCTTGGCAGTCGTGACAACCGTCTGGACATCAACTCGTCGCTCAAGGGGCTGATCATCGACTTGCCGCCGCCGTTCGGCAAGGCCATGACCACCGTGCGTGAGAGCAGCTTTGGCATGACTCTGCAAGGCGCCGAGCGACGCTTCGATGCGCGGTATGCCGACCTGGCGCAGTTGGCCTATGCCGCCACCTTGGACAAGCCCGATCAGGGCCGCGGCGAGTTGGTGCTCGGCGGTGGCTCGGCCAACGTACCCGGTGCTCAAGGCCTGCGAGTGCGGGGCCGGCTGGAGACGCTGGACCTGGAGCCCTGGCAGCAGCAGATGGGCAAATATGCAGGGCAGGACCCTGGCGGCAGCGCGCGCCAGACCTTGCAGAGCGTCGACTTGAGCATCGGCCGGCTGAGCGCTTTCGGCACCGAACTCAATCAGGCCGTGGTGCGCCTGGCGCGGGTGGCCAGCGCCTGGGACCTGCGGCTGGACAGCCGCGAAGTGATGGGCAACGCCCGCTTGCCTGACGCCAAGGCAGCGCCGATGGTGGTCACACTGCAGACCCTGCGTCTGCCCCCGGCCGATCCGCAGCAGGAAGCGGCCGACGATGCGCCGGACCCGCTGGCCTCCTTCGATCCACGCAAGGCGCCCATGCTCGACCTGAGCATCGACAAGCTCTACCGCGGCGACGATCTGTTCGGCAGCGCGGCGGTCAAGCTACGCCCAACGGCACGCGGCGTTTCGGTGAATGACATCAACCTCGATCTGAAGGGCCTGCGTGTCGATGGCAGCGCTGGCTGGGAGGGCACGCCCGACAGCAGCGCCAGCTGGTACAAAGGCCGCGTGCAGGGCGCGAATCTCGGTGATGTGCTCAAGGCCTGGGGCTTTGCGCCGACCGTCACCAGCCGCAGCTTTCGCATGGACGTCGACGGTCGCTGGCCAGGCTCGCCAGCCTGGGTCAGTCTCAAGCGCTTCTCGGGAAGCCTCGATGCTGCACTGCGCACCGGGCAGTTCGTCGAGGTCGAGGGCGGTGCCCAAGCCCTTCGCGTATTCGGCCTGTTGAATTTCAACTCGATCGGTCGCCGTCTGCGCCTGGACTTCACCGACCTGTTCGGTCAGGGCCTGGCCTATGATCGGGTCAAGGGCTTGCTGGTGGCCAGCGAAGGCGTCTATGTGACCCGCAAGCCGATCGCGGTGACCGGGCCTTCGAGCAATTTCGAACTCGACGGTACGCTCGATCTGGTCCGTGACCGCATCGACGCCAATCTGCAGGTGACCCTGCCGGTTACCAACAACCTGCCACTGGCTGCGTTGATCGTCGGTGCTCCGGCGGTGGGTGGGGCATTGTTCCTGGTCGATCGTCTGATCGGCGACCGCGTTGCGCGCTTCGCCAGCGTGCATTATCGGGTTCAAGGTCCGGTCAAAGAGCCTAAGATCACATTTGTGAAACCCTTCGACAAATAGCTTCGGGAGCGGTCATGAAGTCAGCGGTGATCCAGATGGTCAGTCAGGATGATGTCCTGGCCAACCTGCAGCGGGCGCACTCGCTGCTGGAGCAGGCTGCCGCCGACGGCGCTCGCTTGGCTGTGTTGCCGGAAAACTTCGCGGCCATGGGTCGGCACGATGCCGCCGCCATCGGCCGTGCCGAGGCCCTGGGCCAGGGGCCGATACTGCCCTGGTTGAAACGTGCCGCCCGCGACCTCAAGTTATGGGTAGTGGCGGGCACGTTGCCGCTGCCACCGGTCGGTTCGCCCGAGGCCAAGGCCCACGCCTGTTCGTTGCTGGTCGACGAGCAGGGTGAAATCGTTGCCCGCTACGACAAGCTGCATCTGTTCGATGTGGATGTGGCTGACAATCGCGGACGCTACCGGGAGTCAGACGACTATGCGCCGGGTGCGCGCGTGGTGGTGGCCGATACCCCGGTCGGCAAACTGGGCCTGTCGGTGTGTTACGACCTGCGCTTTCCCGAGCTCTACAGCGCCCTGCGCGAGGCAGGAGCGGAGCTGATCAGCGCACCTGCGGCGTTCACCGCCGTGACCGGTGCGGCGCACTGGGAAGTGCTGATCCGTGCGAGGGCCATCGAAACCCAGTGCTACGTGCTGGCAGCCGCCCAGGGCGGGACTCATCCCGGAGGGCGCCAGACCCATGGTCAAGCGGCGATCGTCGACCCCTGGGGGCGGATCGTGGCCGAACAGGCGCGCGGCGAAGGTGTGCTGCTCGCTGCGCGCGATATCGACGAACAAGCGTCCATTCGGGCGCGCATGCCGGTGACTTCGCACCGGCGCTTTTTCACGCAGGACGCCTTGCGGCCTGCGTTCACCGTGGAGTGACTATGAGCCAGATGTTATCGACCGTCAGCGATCAGCTCCTGGCACCGGGCGGACTGACCCTCGACAGCCTGCAAGCTGTGTTGGGTGAGTTGGCCGGGCCCGGCATCGACGCGGCCGACCTGTATTTCCAGGGACAGATCTCGGAAACCTGGGCGCTGGAAGACGGCATCGTCAAGGAAGGCAGTTTCAACCTCGACCAAGGCGTGGGTGTGCGTGCGCTGTCCGGCGAGAAGACAGGCTTCGCCTATAGCAATGCGATCAACCTTGAAGCGCTGACCTCGGCCGCCCGTGCCGCCCGGTCGATCTCGCGCGCCGGCCAGAACGGCAAGGTTCAGGCGTTCCGCAGCCAGGACGTGGCCGCGTTGTATGCGCCGGACAACCCACTTGACGTGCTGAGCCGCGCCGACAAAGTCGAGTTGCTCAAGCGCGTCGATGCCGCCACCCGTGCCCTCGATCCGCGTATCCAGCAGGTCAGCGTCAGCATGGCGGGCGTCTGGGAGCGTATTTTGGTGGCGGCGGCCGATGGCAGTCTGGCGGCGGATGTGCGGCCCTTGGTGCGCTTCAACGTCAGCGTCATCGTCGAGCACAACGGTCGCCGCGAGCGCGGTGGTCACGGCGGGGGCGGGCGCACCGACTACCGCTACTTCACCGAGGCGCGCGTGATGGACTATGCGCGCGAGGCGTTGCGTCAGGCGCTGGTCAATCTCGATGCCCGACCGGCGCCGGCTGGCTCACTGCCGGTGGTGCTCGGTCCAGGCTGGTCAGGTGTGCTGCTGCACGAGGCGGTTGGGCACGGTCTTGAGGGCGACTTCAACCGCAAGGGCAGTTCGGCCTACAGCGGTCGCATCGGCGAAGCCGTGGCGTCGAAGTTGTGCACCATCGTCGACGATGGCACGCTCAAGGATCGTCGCGGCTCGCTGAGCGTCGACGACGAAGGCACGCCCACCGAGTGCACCACGCTGATCGAGAACGGCATCCTCAAAGGCTACATGCAGGACAAGCTCAACGCTCGCCTCATGGGCATGGCGGTGACCGGCAACGGCCGACGCGAATCCTATGCGCACCTGCCCATGCCGCGCATGACCAATACCTACATGCGCGCTGGCCAGAGCGATCCGCAGGAGATCATCGCCTCGGTCAAGAAGGGCATCTACTGCGCCAACCTGGGTGGCGGACAGGTGGACATCACCAGTGGCAAGTTCGTGTTTTCCACCAGCGAGGCCTACCTGATCGAAGACGGCAAGATCACCGCACCGGTCAAGGGCGCGACGCTGATCGGCAATGGTCCGGAGGCGATGAGCCGGGTGTCGATGGTCGGCAACGACCTGGCACTGGACAGTGGCGTGGGCACCTGCGGCAAGGACGGGCAGTCGGTGCCGGTGGGCGTAGGCCAGCCGACCCTCAAGCTCGATGCGATTACCGTAGGTGGGACCGGGGCTTGACGTATTCTGGGCGCGGTGCAGGCGCGGCGCCGTGTCGCGACCTGGGCGATGCGCTGCCGGCCGGCAGCGGTTTCGTCCGCGTTCGCCGGGCCAGCCCGCTCCTGCGCGTGCGCTCAGCGCAGGCCGCGTTGCAGTTCGTCGAGGTCGCGAATGTACTTGAATACCTTGCGCGCTGCGGCGGGCGGCTTGTTCCGTGCTTTTTCGTGCTGAGCATGGCGAATCAGCGAGCGCAGGTGCTGGCGATCGGTTTCGGGGAATTCGCTGACGAAACGCTCAAGGTCTTCGTCGTTGCCGTCGATCAGCCGGTCGCGCCAGCGTTCCAGGCCATGGAAGCGTTCGTTGTACTGGCGTGTGGAGCTGTCGATCTGTTCCAGCAGCGCCTGGATGGCGTCCACATCCTGCACGCGCATCAGCTTGCCGACGAACGACATGTGGCGTTTGCGAGCGCCGTGGGCAGTGTGCCGGGAGGCTTCCTCCAGGGCCTTGCGCAGCTCGTCGGTGAGCGGCAGGCGCGCGAGGGTGTCGGGCTTGAGCGTGGTGAGGCGCTCGCCGAGTTCGACCAGTGCATGCAGCTCGCGCTTGATCTGGGTCTTGCTTTTTTCGCCGTCGAAGGCGTCGTCGTATGAATCAACCATGGTGGCAGTCCGCAGGAAATCGCCGCCATGATAACCAGTCGGGGGCCGCTTTGTCCGGCCCGGTCGCACAACGACCCTCGCCGAACGCAGAATTTGAGTGGAGAACACCATGAGTGCAGTCCAGAGCATAGGCCCCAAGGACCTGCCGGCGTTGCAGGAGCAGGTCGAAGCGATCGTCGCCGAAGCACGACGCCAGGGCGCCAGCGCCTGCGAGGTGGCGGTTTCGCTGGAGCAGGGTCTGTCGACCAGTGTGCGCCAGCGCGAAGTGGAAACGGTCGAATTCAACCGCGACCAGGGCTTCGGCATTACCCTCTATGTCGGTCAGCGCAAGGGCTCGGCGAGCACCTCGGCCAGCGGCGCCGAGGCCATCCGCGAGACCGTGGCCGCTGCCCTGGCGATCGCCAAGCACACGTCCGAAGACGAGTGCTCGGGCCTTGCCGATGCGGCCTTGATGGCACGTGAGCTACCTGATCTGGACCTCTACCACGATTGGAATATCGAGCCGGAACGGGCCATCGAGCTGGCCCTGGAGTGCGAGGCGGCGGCCTTCGATGCCGACCCGCGTATCCTCAACGCCGATGGCACCACCCTCAATACCCACCAGGGTGTGCGCGTGTACGGCAATAGCCATGGCTTCGTGGGTGGCTACGCCTCGACCCGGCACAGCCTGAGTTGCGTGATGATCGCCGAGGGCGATGGGCAGATGCAGCGTGATTACTGGTACGACGTCAGCCGCCAAGGCCCACTGCTCGACGATCCACGAAACATTGGTCGGCGTGCGGCACAGCGGGCCGCCAGCCGACTGGGCGCGCGTCCGGTGCCTACCTGCGAAGTGCCCGTGCTGTTCGCCGCAGAGCTGGCCGGTGGACTGTTCGGCAGCTTTCTTTCGGCTATCTCCGGCGGCAGTTTGTATCGGAAGTCGTCCTTCCTCGAGGGCACGCTCGGTCAGCAATTGTTCCCCACCTGGCTGACGCTGGACGAGCGCCCGCATATTCCACGGGCGCTGGGCAGCGCCGCGTTCGATGGCGACGGGCTGGCGACCTATGCCAAACCGTTCGTCGATAAAGGTGAGCTGGTGTCGTACATCCTCGGCACCTACTCCGGTCGCAAGCTGAAACTGCCGAGCACCGCCAATGCCGGGGGCGTGCACAACCTGTTCGTGACCCATGGTTCGGAAGACCAGGCTGCGTTGATCCGACGCATGGGCCGTGGTCTGCTGGTGACCGAACTGATGGGGCACGGGCTGAACATGGTCACCGGTGACTATTCCCGCGGCGCGGCGGGTTACTGGGTGGAGAACGGCGAAATTCAGTTCCCTGTGCAGGAGGTGACCATCGCCGGAAACATGAAGGACATGTTCCGGCAAATTGTTGCCATCGGTGGCGATCTTGAGACCAGAAGCAACATTCACACGGGTTCCGTGCTGATCGAGCGTATGACCGTCGCGGGCAGTTGACTGTCTGAAGTGAAGCGATGATGTACAAAACCCGGACGAAGCGCCGGGTTTTTTATGTCCGCTTTCGAGCTTGAAGTGATTCTATTTATCAATTAATAATGAATATCATTACACGGCAACTCCGGCGATGATGTTCATGAAAACCGTTCTCCACGAACTGCCCTACCTGGAAAACTGGCGCTGGCTGAGCCGGCGTATTCGTTGCGCGCTCGATCCCGACGAGCCGCGTTTGGTCGAACACTACCTCGCCGAGGGACGCTACCTGGTGTGCTGCACCGAGACCTCGGCCTGGACCGTGGCCCTGACTTCCCTGCGCCTTCTGCTCGATACCGCTTGCGACCGCATGCTGCCGTGGCACTGGCGCTGCCACTGCCTGGACCAGGCGTGGCGTCCGTTGCTCGACCTGCGCAATCTCGATCGCCGCGACGGCAACCAGCGTTGGCAGCCCTATGCCCTGCAGTTGGCCAATTGTGTGCTGCTGCCTTCGATTTCTCCCGATGAACTGATGCAAGGATTCGATGATGAGTGATACCCGTATCGAGCGTGACAGCATGGGCGAGTTGCAGGTCCCGACCCAGGCCCTGTATGGCGCGCAGACCCAGCGTGCGGTCGATAACTTTCCGGTCAGCGGCCAGCGCATGCCGCTGCAGTTCATCCGTGCCTTGCTGCTGGCCAAGGCGGCGGCTGCGAAGGCCAACATCGAACTGGGCCAATTGAGCGCGCAGCAGGGCGAGGCGATCGTCCGTGCGGTGGAGCAACTGTTGGGTGAAGACTTCATCCAGCACTTCCCGGTCGACGTTTTCCAGACCGGGTCCGGCACCAGTTCCAACATGAATGCCAACGAGGTGATCGCTACGCTCGCCAGTCGCGTGCTGGGCGATCAGGTCAATGCAAACGACCATGTCAACTGCGGGCAGAGCAGCAATGACATCATCCCCACCACGATCCATGTCAGTGCGGCCTTGGCCCTGCATGAGCAACTGCTGCCGGCGTTGACGCATCTGGTGCAAGTGCTCGAGAAAAAATCGCTGGAGGTGCATCGCTTCGTCAAGACTGGCCGCACTCACCTGATGGACGCCATGCCGGTGCGCATGAGTCAGGTGCTCGACGGCTGGGCCGCGCAGATCAAGGGCGCACAGGCGCACCTGCACGCCAGCCTGCCCGCGCTGCAAGCGTTGGCTCAGGGCGGCACCGCCGTCGGCACCGGAATCAACGCCCATCCACAGTTCGCAGCCGGTTTTGCCCGTGAATTGAGCGCGTTGTCCGGCATCCCGTTCACGCCAGGCGAAAACCTCTTCGCGCTGATCGGCTCTCAGGACACGGCCGTTGCGCTGTCCGGGCAGCTCAAGACCACCGCCGTGGCGCTGATGAAGATCGCCAACGATCTGCGCTGGATGAACTCTGGCCCTCTGGCCGGGCTTGGCGAGATCGAACTGGAAGGCCTGCAACCGGGCTCCTCGATCATGCCCGGTAAGGTCAATCCGGTGATTCCCGAGGCCACCGCCATGGTCGCCGCGCAGGTGATAGGCAATGACGCCACCATCGCCATCGCGGGTCAGTCGGGCAACTTCGAGCTCAACGTGATGCTGCCGGTGATCGCCCGCAACTTGCTCGAGAGCATCGAACTGATGGCCAACGTCAGTCGATTGCTGGCGGACAAAGCCATCGCCAGCTTCAAGGTCAACGAGCCCAAGCTCAAGGAGGCCCTGTCGCGCAACCCGATCCTGGTCACCGCCTTGAACCCGATCATCGGCTATCTGAAGGCGGCCGACATCGCCAAGACTGCCTACAAGCAGGGACGACCGATCGTCGATGTGGCTCTGGAGCACACCGATCTGTCACGCGATCAACTGGAGGCCTTGCTGGATCCGGAGAAGCTCACTGCGGGCGGTATCTGACTCGCGTTCTTCATCAGGAGACACGTCATGCAACACTGGAAACGCACCACGGACATCGCCAATCGGCTGTTCGCACAGGGCGAGCTGATAGACGCCCGAGAGCACTACCTGCAAGCGCTGGCCCTGGCGCAGGTGCTGTTCGAGCGCTGGCATGACGTCGATCAGGCGGTGGCGGCATTCGTCATCGCTCATCACAACCTGGCCGACCTGCACGTACGTCTGAATCAACCCCATGAAAGCGCCGACTACCTGTGTGCGGCGCATCAGCGCTTGCTCCAGGCCAGTCAGGAGCAGCGCCTGCCCGCAGCGTTGCGAGAGGCCGCGCTGCGGCACAGTGGGCGCACTTACACCGAGCTGCTGAATTTCATCGGCGAATACGGCCAATACCCCCGCACCGAGCGCCTGCTCCACCGCCAAGCTGCCGAAGCGAGCGAGCTGACGGCTCGACCAGACACCTTCTCCCGTCCATCTGCCTACGGAATCCACTGATATGCCCCACACCTTGCCTGCCTTGCCCTACGCCTACGATGCCCTGGAGCCGCACATCGACGCCCAGACCATGGAGATCCACCACAGCAAGCACCATCAGACCTACATCAACAATCTCAATGCCGCCCTTGAAGGCACAGAGTGGGCCGAATGGCCGGTGGAGCGTCTGGTTGGGGCGGTCAAGCAACTGCCCGAAAAGCTGCAAGGGGCGGTGATCAACCAGGGCGGGGGGCATGCCAACCACAGCCTGTTCTGGACCGTGATGTCGCCGCAGGGCGGCGGTCAGCCATCAGGGCAGGTGGCGCAGGCTATCGAGCGCGAACTGGGTGGTTTCGATACCTTCAAGGAGGCGTTCACCAAGGCCGCGTTGACGCGCTTCGGCAGCGGCTGGGCCTGGCTCAGCGTCACGCCGGACAAGCGTCTGGTGGTGGAA
Proteins encoded in this region:
- a CDS encoding class II fumarate hydratase; this translates as MSDTRIERDSMGELQVPTQALYGAQTQRAVDNFPVSGQRMPLQFIRALLLAKAAAAKANIELGQLSAQQGEAIVRAVEQLLGEDFIQHFPVDVFQTGSGTSSNMNANEVIATLASRVLGDQVNANDHVNCGQSSNDIIPTTIHVSAALALHEQLLPALTHLVQVLEKKSLEVHRFVKTGRTHLMDAMPVRMSQVLDGWAAQIKGAQAHLHASLPALQALAQGGTAVGTGINAHPQFAAGFARELSALSGIPFTPGENLFALIGSQDTAVALSGQLKTTAVALMKIANDLRWMNSGPLAGLGEIELEGLQPGSSIMPGKVNPVIPEATAMVAAQVIGNDATIAIAGQSGNFELNVMLPVIARNLLESIELMANVSRLLADKAIASFKVNEPKLKEALSRNPILVTALNPIIGYLKAADIAKTAYKQGRPIVDVALEHTDLSRDQLEALLDPEKLTAGGI
- a CDS encoding superoxide dismutase; translated protein: MPHTLPALPYAYDALEPHIDAQTMEIHHSKHHQTYINNLNAALEGTEWAEWPVERLVGAVKQLPEKLQGAVINQGGGHANHSLFWTVMSPQGGGQPSGQVAQAIERELGGFDTFKEAFTKAALTRFGSGWAWLSVTPDKRLVVESSGNQDSPLMHGNTPILGLDVWEHAYYLKYQNRRPEYIGAFYNVIDWADVERRYLEALK